aaaaaactggaTTCCATGAAACCACCTGCAGCCTCAGCCTGGTGCTCAGCATAAAATCACTACACGGTTTGGCCCCgcagtacctttttttttttttttgctgagctCCAGGACTGGAGGAGCCGGTAGGATGACGATTATGTCTTGACAGAGCAGAGTGAGGAAACTTGTACCGTGAGCCTCCTGggacttttctttcaaatcctATACGGAGCTAAAAATAAGCAAGAGGAAAATCAGGAGAAGGGTGTGGCTCATGAATTATACTGTAATTATACTgagttattaaaaatgtatttttctctccgTTTCCTAGTTCAGGCCCTCCTGAAACCATCATTACTAATGGAGTACTAGTGGTGAGTGTTATGTTTTGTCATCTTTCTTGTCCTGTTGCCACACTTGTTTCACTTGACTCACAGTCATCAGGCCAACATACCCTTTGAACGAGCAAAGCCAGCACTGAAACACTGTGATTTCCCACTTCATCATCTGCGTCACGACACATCCTCGCGGTTGGCACCAGTGGAGAGGCTGCGGCTGGAACAGCGGGGAGATCCCCCATGCTAGCATCCCTCCGGTGTTGCGAAGGCAACACATGGAAGTGGTTTAGGTCCGACACATCGGTGCACCTCTCCCTTGGACATCACTCCTCCCGAATTCCCGTATTGCCAAAGCGACAGGGTTTGTCCCCTCCCAGGCACACATCATTTCCTGCATTCATAACTGCGCTTTTTACACAGGGACTTTCTGACCATGTCATTTCCTCATTTATTAGCTTTGTTtcctcattatttttgtttaaatcagtCCTCTGCACCTCTGTTGGGATCCTGGGGGtgctgtttttcactttgcCCTTACCTTCTCCCTTCTGCAAGCCCTGTTCACCCGtgctgcacccccagccttGCCCTGGCTGCACCCAGTTTCTCAgagactcacagaatcattaaggttggaaaagaccttttaaaatcatcaagtccaaccatcaacccaacaccaccatgcccactaaaggTCTTCCAACCAGCATCTGAAATCGAGGTCATGGttgagaaaaaatgttttccttgggACAAAGTGCACTGCCTGTATAGCATTTGTATCATCATCAGCCAGGAGCTTAGACTAGGAAACAGAATCTCAGACTGGAAAATTCCCTACCATCAGGTATTTTATCGTTTGTGTCTCTTACAGTCTCGCAAAATCTGCTGCTTGGAAGTCCAGGTGGttgagaagaagaagaagaaaaagaagaagaaatcgTTATCAAGTGAGGTTATTGCTCCATCAGCTGTTTTTTTGAATCGTGATGTGCTAATATTATGAAGGCAATTGGTTTaatgtaagaatgaaaaaaacccctaacaaaTCTGCAACATGAGAACAGCCTTGTAATAGACTCTGTAAGAACCTTTGTTTCCaatttttatgagaaaagtACTCTGTGTCTGCTTTTGTGTCGCTTCCTTAGAGAAAGAATTCTCCTTTAAAGTGCAAGGCTCTTACGAGGGCACCCAAGACATTATGCTGGGATCTGATCTGGTCTTcagctcctcctctcctgccaaaTTCCACTATGCCAGATACAAGCAGCCAACACTGGATGTTACGCTACCAGGGAAGAAACGACCTCCCTCCTTTGTATGTTATAACTGGACTTTATGAAACATAATAATGGCGTGTAAAGTAACATGCACCATAAACAGTATCATTAATTTGTATTGTGGAAAGAGAGTAGCGTTCCTTACAATATAAACTTggatatatttgtattttttcagcgCTCCTGTGTGTATGATACCAGCTCTCCAAATGTCGAACTTCATTCCCTTCCAAGTGGAAAAAGCATGATCTTAGCAGAGGTGAGTGACTGCTCTTTTGTGCGAGAGTTTGAGAAACCTGAGCGCGGCAGTCTGCATCCCCCTGATGATTACCAGGGTACTTTCCAATGGTGAAAGCCTGCAGACAAAAATGCCACAATCTAACAGTGGTACATCTTTAGGTGATGAGGCCGGGTTGTGCCTTGTTCTGTTTGCATGGGTGTGGGAATACAGGGGATCTTGTTACTCCATCCCGATCTTACTTCATGCTAAATTTTGAggctctgcttttcctcttctcacaCACCAGTGGGGCACCTGAGCTAACTGAGGTAGCACCAGTCTCTTGCTGATGCTGACCAtgctttgcaaagcacttttagattcatggtttaaaaaaatccatatagAATGAAAGGATCACAGCTGTTGTGGGGTATAAGCCACAGAAAGGGAGGAGCAAATTCTGCTGTGAAGAATAGTAGTgtggctgcagcctggctggctGCCTAAGAGAGGTAATGTTAGTAGAGATAGGTAAGGTATACATTATGACTACTTTCCTCTGTAAACAGCAGTTGTCCTCAGATGTTACACTCACTAGAAAACATTGGGAATTACCGAACAGCTTCCCTGACCATAAACCACTGCAGTCAATTCACATACACTGCTGAATTATTTAGAGCTCCCTATTTGTACCCGCATAGCTAGGACAGCACAAGCTAAAATTCCTCAGGGGGTTGCAGGGGAGGAGTGCTAAAGCAGGTTGTCAGCTTACACTGTTTGCATTCTTGCTTTCCAGGATAAAGGATTTGATTTATATGCAAAGGCAGAAGACTGGTAAGAGACTTGGCCACTCTTGGAGGCTAACTCGTCCTTAGCTGAACTCGTCTCACCCTTGGCTCTTTACTGGGGAGGAGGCACTGACAGTAGGACAGTAGGTTGCGTGACCAAGCGATGTGGAATTCACataagctgaaagaaaaatatgcgTGTAAAATTAACAATACATGTAGATAATCCATATTGAGACATGAATAATGAAAAAGGTGCATAAAATAGGAGAAATAATATTACAAGCCAATTATGCTAGTCAGTGTTATGCTCAGCACAGtctttaacattttctttaacacTGTGCAAGAGTGCAGCTGATCACCTGGTAAACTTTGCTGCCTACTTCAAGACAAATGTGAGAaatttttcctgcagctgtcAGTGCAGGCTAAAGTATGAGAGAATCCAGACAGCAGATGCCTCAGAAATTATCTGCAGGAATGTCTTTCCTTAGGTTTTCTTTTGATAACTGCTTAGAAATTTAGCAGTCCTTTTTTCTATCATTCTTTCATGCAGCATTGTATACCTGCATGCGAGTGTAGGAAAGGCTCCTCCTGTAAATGCAGTACTTTGTGGATCTGGTTTATTACCTTATATTGGAAACTCTGAGCTTGTCTACCAATAATAAAATggaatattcttttttcctgatctctgctccagcccagACCACCTTGATGTACGTTTAGGGTTTGACCTCTGCGTGCAGGAGCAAGACTTTCTATGCAAGAGGCGGAAGTATGTTGCTCCTGCTCTGAAGAAGgtcctgcagctggaagaggatCTGCTGGACCATGAGGTCTGTAGGGCAAACATTCAAAACATCTAACGAGTGCTTAGCAGTGGGGGCATAACAGCATAATATGACCTCTTTTTATTCCCAGTtaaattttcatctttaaaCTTATGTACACCTCCGATACTGCCCCATACCTCTAATCTTACCCTGCCATTTGTGTCCTTTACAGTTGCTATCCTGTGTTTAACTCTTCTCCTGCTACATCTTCATTGCAAGCCAGGCTAGATATTCCTCATATAGAAAAGGTTTCTTTCACAGTCTTTATGCTATGACTGCTATCCTTGTTGATAATCCTTCCTGCTCTCTTCGACCtgtgagatttctttttaattcctgcCTTTACAACTGATTCTTTCTCTCTTACTGTCTCTTTTGGTTTGAAtcaatgcattttcatttgttttttacCAAACATCTGTGTTGAACACACTGGAGAAAAGTGTCAGTTATGTAAGCAAAAATTGTCATTACTTTTATTCCTGATCTCCTTTACAAAATAAACGGTAGCTTATGTTTCAGTAGAAATAATTTGGAAAGAAGTCAGTGCCTGGGCACGTGTGATGGTGTCAGGCTCTGTGTAGTAGGACGTCTCTGCTGAGAGCCACAGTCAGCTGCAGTCCGCTGTCCGAGGCCAGCCCTTTCTGTCCGTGTGTTGCACAGAGCCCAGTGGTGGCCATCATGACCACGGGAGGAGGGATGAGATCTTTGACCGCGCTGTATGGCAGTCTGCGGGGGCTCAAGAAACTCCATGTCTTGGACTGTGCCACGTACCTGACTGGCTTGTCTGGTACTACATGGTAAGTAGGACTGGGCAGCTCTTGGCTGGAGTCTTCCTGATGACACCGATGCGCTGAAGTAGGCTAGGGCTGACATGCAGTAGTCTACCTATAATACCTTCTCAGCAGTCctggttttttattatttatctattttactatttattatttatcttcTTCCAAAACTGACAGATTAATGTCTTTTCATGGGGAAAAGTCACATAATTTGCAACAGCATGAAAACAAGTGTTTTTCTAAGAACAGTTCATGGAAAATTGCCCAAGCCATTTTGACAGGGATAATGACTGTGACTTCAAGGGGAACTTGATAGTTTCTTAGGGAACTGAAGGCAGGAAACCTTTACTTAGTTTCAAATCAAGAACTTAAAATAGAAACCTAAAATGTAACCATTGTCTACTTCAAacctttgtgtgttttttttacctcttcaaTATATATTTCCTCTTCCTAGGACCATGTCAAACTTGTACAGAGATGCTGACTGGTCACAAAAGGATCTCGACAAGCAAATCAGCGAGGCTCGAAAACATatgacaaaatgcaaaataaattcccTTTCCTTGGAGTAtttgaagtattacaaaaagcagctgtgtcAACGGAAAAGAGAGGGCCACAAAACATCATTTATAGATCTCTGGGGGCTTGTCCTGGAATCTTTGTTGCATGATGGGGTACAGTATGTCATCAAGCAGCGTTTACAGTGGCTTAcgattttctgaaaattaatttctggagaagatattttcctgtttgttctGAGAGAAGTAGTTTGTTACGAGACTGTGTGTATGCAAATGCACAGccatttccaaaacatttaGTGGCAGTCTTTTAGATATCCAACCATGGTGGAAATCAGCATTTGTGCTTGTGAGATTTTGGatacatttttctgagaaaactcCAAGATTAacagtttgaaaaaatattatattttaagcatttttttggCATATTctgcaagtattttatttagaaatagcAAAATTACAGATATTATCTTAATGCCCATGAGAGGTATTAACAAATGGACCTGCAGACTTTTGAAATATGGGAGAGGTCTTACATAAACTTGCAGTATAACACATTAAGCTGGTTTATACCAAAAGtattgctttctgcttttcatcatttccttccattttcatCCTAATGGGTTATCAAATAATCTGGCATCAGATTGGATGCCTACAGATATTTCAGTAACAGATTGCTCACaggaattttgaaaaatatggaaCATTTCAGAACTTAAGCCCAGCACGCATTGTATATtaaaggcagaatttttttctggcCTACAAGCTTAGATGCAGAGAAAACATTCCTGTGCTAATTTTCGTCTCAGTGTAACCATATTTCTGGAATCACAGAAAGACAACCATAGACTCTCTGATCAGCAACGGGCCATTGATCGTGGTCAGAACCCATTGCCTATCTATACTGCAGTCAATGTCAGGAACAACTATAGCACTCTGGATTTCAAAGGTAATTATGGGACTTCTGAGAGTCATTTGTCTTTATATTTAAGCTGGTAAATCCTGGGACAGTATTTTTAGATAGTCTAAAAAAAGCCCTCTCATTTAAAGACCAGAACTTCAGCTGATGTGTATTCATGTAATGTCCTTGTGGTCAGGTAAAAGTTTGACTGTCTATGCAACAGACtcaaaaatattccaaagaCTTTTCATGTTCACAAGTTTTCATTTGTACCATGCTTATAACTTATCGCTATTGGTCTGAAATATGAGAATTaactgcagaaattattttaatttttaactccTGTCATTCCCATCATAGCAACATAATTCTTATCCACAGCTAAGGAACTgtagtaaaacatttttatcttctttgtgCTCCTTTTCACAGAATGGGTGGAGTTCACCCCTTATGAGGTAGGATTGCAAAAATATGGAGCTTTTGTTCGTGTTGAGGATTTTGGCAGTGAGTTCTTCATGGGTCGGTTGATGAAGAAGGTCCCTGAATCCCGGATCTGCTTCTTAGAAGGTAAGGTCTTAAAAGCATCtgaatgatttttatttttttttaattgtgagcTATGTAAACTAAGCACTAATAAAGCACTAGTGCATGACTGACAAGCAGTTTCACTGGAGAGGATAAATATCTCATTGATGAATTAGTACATACTATAATGGATTCAGCTTActgtaaaaaaggaaattcaaagtGACAGACAaatagttattttcttttttaaagtgagttttgaataaaaatatagCATCGCTTCCAGTCCAACAATAAAATTCAGGTCCCTAGGTATCCATGGTTCTGCTCGTGCTACTCCAGAAGGGTGAACTGCAGAGCCTCTTGCCTGTCTCACAGGCAGTCAGTAGTTTGTGTACTTCCTACAGACAGTTTACATGAGCCTTCATGATGATTCCTCACTGCGTAGGGGTGTGTTTGAGCATGCCAGGTCCCCCCTGCTCCAGATAGTCTGCTTTGGCCACACATGACTGGCTCCAGTTTCCACATTGCCTGGGCAAGCCCGGGGGGAAAACAGCGCAGTCAtattcagaagcatttttgcTATTGACTGAAGTGGAGCATGGATATGTGTTTTCCAGACAAAGAGGCAAGCTGTCAACTTGTGACTGGTTTGAGATGCAAACTTCTCTTCGACTGGCCATTTTGCTTAGAGTGAGTGAGACACTGCACTATTTTAGCCTAAGATTTCCTGAACCAAAAAACAGTGCAAACTTGTGCCCTAAGGGATAACCAAAGAAACTGTTTCTCAAGCTCAAAAATGCATGGTCAAAATGATCCCTCGATGTGTTAACAGGCTTATTCTCAAAAAGGGAAACCTACAAATGCAGAGGCTGTAAGGTCACATTATAGTTAGACCCTTATCAATATAATTCCCCGTCACATCTCTCAGATTGCAAACTTTCACCCTTTCTTTTCATACAAGCCTTGTCatacttgattatttttctgaaaacccAAGCTCCTTAAATCATACTCATTCACAAAAATCTCACcattcattaaaatatatatcCAGCCCTAAGTACCATAAGACAAAAACTGTATAccaaaaaaaggtttaaaaaccagcagccaaataaaaatgacacatcatccaattaaaaaaaaaaataaggaaaagcatAAACCTCACCAATTTCATCTCATGATTAATAGTTTTGCGATTCATGATGTGTGAATGTTTGAGTTagaaagctctttctttttacagGCATGTGGAGTAGTTTATTTTCATTGAATGTGTTATATATCTGGAATTTGTCCCATTCATCAGAAGATTTCTGGCACAGGTGGACCCGGGACAAAATCGACAATATAGGTAAATTATCATACTTCCTTACTGTGTATTTATTGTTAGATAGAGGTAATGTTAGATAAACTATCACACCCATCTGCTATGTGAGATGTGCACAGTATATTTGGCATTTTTTAAGTGCTTCTTCAAAGGCTACATTGCCTTTCTGGAAGAAATTGGTTTCAAAGTCTCATACTGCAAAGCATAATTGGATAATTTAAAACTCTCCGGTCCTGCGATCTATGTGCTCACCAATGGCTCAACACTGATGTTGGCAGATGAGtaaaatgttcagaaataaTAAGCTTGATCTGTAAATgattaataaagcaaaaagattttgaCTACAGTAAGTAGGAGCTACAGTAATACAAATAAGTGCAACAGTTCTCCTTTTCCAAAGCCTGCATTCAGTCTGCACCACAGCTGTGTGTAGGTCTGGTGCAGATTTTTATTGCAGCCTGATACTGGGTCTTGTTTTTTGTCCAAGTCTGGACTGTGTAAGGAAATGGTATTTAGCTGGTAAGagtagcattttattttctttttcatttggtCACATGTGCTCCTTGAGTCTTTTCATCCtaggttttttaaataaagaaaacactgatttttattacTTACCTTGACATCTTGGGGGATGACCTTGCTCTAGGCAGGTAGAATTTAACAGTCTTTCCCTGCACAGAGGAGGAACCCCTCCTACCACCGAAGCCTCACGAGCTGAGGACTCGCCTGTTCACCCCTCCCGGCCCCCTCGGCAGCGCTCTTCGTGGCACTCTTACCGACCGCCCCTGCGTTGCCCAGGAGCACAACTTCCTAAAGGGTTTCCAAATGCATAATGACTACCTGGAGAACAAGCGCTTCTGCAGATGGAAAGGTAACAGAAGACCTGTGTGCCTGGGGAGAGAAtaaacaagcagaagaaaacccagattTGATACTAAAACCATTCTCCAAGGTTAGAGGCCATGTTTGGGCAGAACCACTATTAGATCAATAAGTTGTGGCACACCGGGATGTAGCATGGTGTGGTGTTGAGCTCCATGCCAATGGTTTGCTGGTGGCACACACCTCCCGAGGCAGCGGCACCAGGTCCTGATGGTGGTTCTCCCTTTCTCTGAAGACACAGTGGGTGGGGAGGCACAAGAAACCCCCTTTATGAATGTTGCCACTGCAGGTCCAAAACTACATGTGGCTGGAGTTGggagggcagaagagaagggatACAGTGAATCTCCCTTCCCTGAAGACGGTAACCAGTTAAGTCTCTGTGGTCATGGTATAAGAGTGGAAAACAGGCTAACCAGTTTTGCACTATTGCacttacagcaaaaaaaaatctttccttttagATACTGTGTTAGACACATTTCCCAACCAGCTGACACAATCAGAGGAATTCCTGTCTCTGGTAGATACGGGATTTTTCATCAATACAAGCATCATGCCGCTTTTAAAACCAGAGAGAAAGGTGGACGTCATCctgcatttaaattacagtgcaGGATCCCAGATACAGGTGAGAGGAGtctctatttcttcttcttcaatctctatttcttcttcagtttctgtttcttcttcaacAGTTGTATACCTGGAAGTTTTTAACACTTAGGTGCTTTCTATATTGCTCCTACTAAAAGTCTTAACCGCTGGCATTTTTAGCTTAATGCTGCAGGGTGATACTTCATTTATAGGTTGTACATattctcatttgtttttcttgtacgATACAACTGTTTTGTGCTAAGAactcaaggaaaacaaaaaccttcTCTCCAACAACCCAGTGCTTTCCAATAGGGATTTCAGAGTTTTCATACAGCTAGTTTGGATAATGCCCTCTTTGTTACTGGACTCCAGTAAATCCTGAGACCTGAAATCCTCTTTAAGTCTTAGTACTGTTCTGTTCATTGATCCAGGCTCTGGACCAGACCTGCAAGTactgctcagagcaggggaTCCTTTTTCCCAGGGTGGACTTGAGTgaagaagacaggaaaaaccTGAAGGAGTGTTATCTCTTTGACGGTGCTGAGACTCCCGGAGCGCCAGTACTGCTATTTTTCCCACTAATTAATGATACCTTCCAAAAATACAAAGCACCAGGTAAGTAAtcaaacatgttaaaaaaaggtTGACATCATGGCCAGCCTGTTAAAGGGAGTATATTTAATATTCCAACCCTTGAACTTCACTGTTGGCTCTTTTTAATACATcttaaagttactttttttacCATGTCAGATTTGGTGCCATGGCTGTGCTGTTTCAATCCCTAAGCTAGTTAGTTTGCAGGTAACTTTGCTGTATCTACGTGAACCAAAGGTACAGCTCAGAACTCCAGTGTAGACCCATGTAAGAGGAATAATCACCGTTTATCTCCCCTCATCATGTGAAGCAGCTGATAGCCACCTGAGCCAAGGACTGAGCTGtcagtttgaaaaataattatttgtttaaaaatttttttttaaacccacaAGAGTAATTTAGATCTCTCTGTGGAGAAACatctcctttccctgctctgttAAGAGTTTGCCTGCTTATGACCAGAGTAACTCCCATCTCTCAGCAGTGATTTGTCACCCCTTCCTCCTAGGCCAGAAGCGCTCAGAGTCAGAGATGGAAGATGGCAAAGTTGATCTCTATGGCTGCTGTTCCCCTTATTCAACATATTCAGTTCAATACACTGAGAAGGCATATGACCGTCTCGTTCAGCTGGGTGAATACAACATCCTGAATAATGAAGACCTCATTATGCAGGCCTTGCACACAGCAGTGGCACggaaaaggcagaagaagaCATAATGTCACACAAGGGAGGATGCTTTTGCGTCCCTTTACTTGCCGAGAGACTGAAGCTCCCTTACAATTGGCGAGCAGGCTTCAAAGGATTCCTGCTCAACCCCACTCAATGGCAATGTCAGATAAACAAAGAAGAGACTGAAGAGaaacttttttctccaaagaatTTCACTGCAGATACTCATTGCAATTCAGCTACAACAGTGGAGTACAAGTCATTGTATGGTACAGAGGATGGCCAGCCACGAAGAAGAAGGTGCTAAGATGATAATGAGCATGGTGCTAGTTGCCTTGAGAAAGAGTTTGAAATGTTTAAGTCTAACATGTTCAGGGCAGACCAcattaaaagcacattttattaACTCAGcttgtgttttgtgtttgcaaGGTGGTGGTGAGGCAAGCAGCAGCCTGTGAGCCAGGTTTGTGACTGGGACCATGGCACATTGTAAGCAAGTGTTTAGAGAAAGAAAGGCACATGTCATATGGCATCCTGTGGGCATAGATCACCTCCAAGGGAGGCTTTGgacagaggcagaggagacaCAGGCCATGGGTACCAGATCaactgagaaagcaaaagagtGTTGATGAAGTTCTTCACTGCTTAACCACCAAGCTCTCTGTGCGCTTCCTCACTGCTTCTTGGCTACCTGTCCCTCTTCCCGCTCCTGGTGTGAGCGGTAGTGGTGTGGTAACTAGAAATACAAGCTGAACAGAACAACATTCTGCTGGCTTCCAATTCCCTCAAAACAAGAGCAAGGATGTGCGACCCCTTGAATTCATCAGCTCCACCTGTCCCTGCTGTTGGCTGGGTCTTGCATGAGCTCAGCACCTGCAGAATGGGAGTGAAATGGCTTTACATGGTCTCTGTGCAAGAAGGAAGATTTTGTGTTTAGCAGTAGAGCATCTAAAGTGGATATTCTGCTCCAGGAatgttatttttccctcttgagacagcaaaaatttattttttaactataGTGTTGCTGTGAGCCTTGTGCCAGCTGTGAAGAAGACAAGAAAGGTGCAGACCTATAGAGATCCCTGGAAGCTCTGGGAAGGTTTGCTATAGCAAGTAAATCCTTCTGCATGgcaagctgctgcaggaggatcTGTGCCTCCTGAGCTGTAATTTCTCTTGGACTGGCTCTGCACCAAACCCAGCACAGACATGCACATACATGGCATAATTTGCCCATTTGGGCCAAATGTGCTGTGATGAGATGTTGCTTAACATAGGCTTCTGTCACTGTTCCCAGGAGGGAGGAGACAGAGGAGCACTTTGCTTGCACCCATAGCAAAGAtcctccagctcctcttgcATGCCTCTCACtgcctgatttatttccttGGGTTAAGGTGCTTTACtggttcattaaaaaaacaaaacaaaacaaaacaaaacagtagaGAAATAGCTTTATGAGATTAAAAAACATGCAAACCTGGATCACACAGTCATAGCAATATGAGTACACAAGAGTATTTCTTTCCTAACACACAAATAAGCTTATTTTGATTAAGTTCATTCTGGGTAACCCATGCTATAGGTTGAATTAATAATATAAAACACACTCATATTTTACAGACCAAATGAGTTATGTTATGTTTCTCCCAGTGCATTCACTTCTCAGTTGCTAACAGGTGGTAGAAATTCCCTAATTACTCATAGGTATCTATTTTATTAACCaaagtaatattaaaattaataataaaaataggaCCATCCTATTTTTACAACATGTGACAAATATCTCAAAATAAGTAAAGCCTACTCAAAATATGGatgtattccttttttttaagctatagTACTTTAGAAGGTTAGGTTGGAAGATGAAGTTTAGATTGTGTTGAGTTTCTCAGTGTACGTAACAATACAGCATCTACAATTTGTAGCCTACTAAAACCACCTGTGATTTCATTTCAATGTTAGAATTCTTTGCACTGCAGAAGGGATAGTATAGAATAGAATAGCATAGcacagaatatttcagttggaatggacctacaacgatcatctagtccaactgcctgaccaattcagggctggcCAAAAGTTAAAGCACGTTATTAAGGGCGTTGTCCAAATGCCtgttaaacactgacaggcttggggcatcgaccacctctctaggaagcctgttccagtgtttgaccaccctctcggtaaagaaatgcttcctgatacccagtctaaacctctcctggtgcagctttgaaccattcccacgcgTCCCatc
The Gavia stellata isolate bGavSte3 chromosome 7, bGavSte3.hap2, whole genome shotgun sequence genome window above contains:
- the LOC104253438 gene encoding cytosolic phospholipase A2 epsilon; this encodes MEQDGILSQELITQTAQLGEGIMRLNPDGESWSPVTKTESSLCYLLTIRVIRARNIHQADVLSQTDCYVSLWLPTASTDKFQTKTIKNCKDPVWNETFYFRIQSQVKNVLELALYDKDVVTQDDHLFTVYFDIAKLSLGEQVFMHFKCDSQRQEELEVGFALDNISGPPETIITNGVLVSRKICCLEVQVVEKKKKKKKKKSLSKKEFSFKVQGSYEGTQDIMLGSDLVFSSSSPAKFHYARYKQPTLDVTLPGKKRPPSFRSCVYDTSSPNVELHSLPSGKSMILAEDKGFDLYAKAEDCPDHLDVRLGFDLCVQEQDFLCKRRKYVAPALKKVLQLEEDLLDHESPVVAIMTTGGGMRSLTALYGSLRGLKKLHVLDCATYLTGLSGTTWTMSNLYRDADWSQKDLDKQISEARKHMTKCKINSLSLEYLKYYKKQLCQRKREGHKTSFIDLWGLVLESLLHDGKDNHRLSDQQRAIDRGQNPLPIYTAVNVRNNYSTLDFKEWVEFTPYEVGLQKYGAFVRVEDFGSEFFMGRLMKKVPESRICFLEGMWSSLFSLNVLYIWNLSHSSEDFWHRWTRDKIDNIEEEPLLPPKPHELRTRLFTPPGPLGSALRGTLTDRPCVAQEHNFLKGFQMHNDYLENKRFCRWKDTVLDTFPNQLTQSEEFLSLVDTGFFINTSIMPLLKPERKVDVILHLNYSAGSQIQALDQTCKYCSEQGILFPRVDLSEEDRKNLKECYLFDGAETPGAPVLLFFPLINDTFQKYKAPGQKRSESEMEDGKVDLYGCCSPYSTYSVQYTEKAYDRLVQLGEYNILNNEDLIMQALHTAVARKRQKKT